From Ramlibacter tataouinensis, the proteins below share one genomic window:
- the hslU gene encoding ATP-dependent protease ATPase subunit HslU, giving the protein MSSMTPQEIVSELDRHIVGQHEAKRAVAIALRNRWRRQQVDEKLRGEITPKNILMIGPTGVGKTEIARRLARLADAPFIKVEATKFTEVGYVGKDVDSIVRDLVEMSVKQTRVSEMRKVRSRAEDAAEDRVLDVLVPPPRMGEPQAEGTARQTFRKKLREGLLDDKDIEIDVAEQRQPLEIMGPAGMEEVTEQLRGMFNQFGGARRKTRKLKIAEAMKLLVDEEASKLVNEDEIRTAAIHNAEQNGIVFIDEIDKVASRSEMSGADVSRQGVQRDLLPLVEGTTVSTKYGPIKTDHILFIASGAFHLSKPSDLIPELQGRLPIRVELKSLSVQDFEAILTQTHASLVKQYEALLATEGVTLEFTADAITRIAHIAYEVNERTENIGARRLATVMERLLEEVSFDATRLADKHVRIDAAYVDGRLKDLSRDEDLSRYIL; this is encoded by the coding sequence ATGTCTTCCATGACCCCCCAGGAAATCGTCTCCGAACTGGACCGCCACATCGTCGGCCAGCATGAAGCCAAGCGCGCGGTGGCCATCGCCCTGCGCAACCGCTGGCGGCGCCAGCAGGTGGACGAGAAGCTGCGCGGCGAGATCACGCCCAAGAACATCCTGATGATCGGCCCCACGGGCGTCGGCAAGACCGAGATCGCCCGGCGCCTGGCGCGCCTGGCGGACGCGCCCTTCATCAAAGTCGAGGCGACCAAGTTCACCGAGGTGGGTTACGTGGGCAAGGACGTGGACTCCATCGTCCGCGACCTGGTCGAGATGTCGGTGAAGCAGACCCGCGTGTCCGAGATGCGCAAGGTGCGCTCGCGCGCCGAGGACGCCGCCGAGGACCGCGTGCTCGACGTGCTGGTGCCGCCGCCGCGCATGGGTGAGCCGCAGGCCGAGGGCACGGCGCGGCAGACCTTCCGCAAGAAGCTGCGCGAGGGCCTGCTGGACGACAAGGACATCGAGATCGACGTGGCCGAGCAGCGCCAGCCGCTGGAGATCATGGGTCCGGCCGGCATGGAGGAGGTGACCGAGCAGCTGCGCGGCATGTTCAACCAGTTCGGCGGCGCCCGGCGCAAGACCCGCAAGCTGAAGATCGCCGAGGCGATGAAGCTGCTGGTCGACGAGGAGGCCTCCAAGCTGGTCAACGAGGACGAGATCCGCACCGCGGCCATCCACAACGCCGAGCAGAACGGCATCGTGTTCATCGACGAGATCGACAAGGTGGCTTCGCGCTCGGAGATGTCGGGGGCGGATGTCTCGCGGCAGGGCGTGCAGCGCGACCTGCTGCCGCTGGTCGAAGGCACCACCGTCTCGACCAAGTACGGACCGATCAAGACCGACCACATCCTCTTCATCGCCAGCGGCGCCTTCCACCTGTCCAAGCCGAGCGATCTCATCCCCGAACTCCAGGGGCGGCTGCCGATCCGGGTGGAACTGAAGTCGCTGTCGGTGCAGGACTTCGAGGCGATCCTGACGCAGACCCACGCATCGCTGGTCAAGCAATACGAGGCGCTGCTCGCGACCGAGGGCGTGACGCTCGAGTTCACGGCCGATGCGATCACCCGCATCGCCCACATCGCCTACGAAGTGAATGAGCGCACCGAGAACATCGGTGCCCGGCGCCTGGCCACGGTGATGGAAAGGCTGCTGGAAGAGGTCAGTTTCGACGCGACCCGGCTGGCCGACAAACACGTGCGGATCGACGCCGCCTACGTGGATGGGCGACTCAAGGATCTCAGCCGTGACGAGGACCTGTCGCGCTATATTCTTTGA
- the murD gene encoding UDP-N-acetylmuramoyl-L-alanine--D-glutamate ligase has protein sequence MELQDKSVLVLGLGASGLAMARWCAREGAQVTVADTREAPPQLAALRERLPQAKFVAGPFAESLLEGVHAVYRSPGLTPAQVEAVVAAAAQRGIPAGGELSLFADALALLKEQQGYTPAVLAVTGTNGKTTVTSLTGQLVERSGRSVAVAGNIGPTLLETLAGRIDAQELPQVWVVELSSFQLDAAGAFEPTAGAVLNVTQDHLDWHGTMPAYAAAKARIFGTGGVMILNREDPVVMQMLPAPVRLKGGKYEQREHVTFGGDMPQCPGDFGIEVVNGMAWLVRALEADETHKPRKGEEVELHFQRLMPADALRIRGRHNAVNALSALALAMAAGCPLGPMLYGLREYQGEPHRVESVGVVNEVEYFDDSKGTNVGATVAALQGLGADRKVVVILGGDGKGQDFAPLAGPVGRFARAAVLIGRDAPQIRAVLEPAGVSLLDAGSMDEAVRLAAQRAHAGDAVLMSPACASFDMFRDYGHRAEVFRAAVQAVADEAGVSLEVRE, from the coding sequence ATGGAGCTTCAAGACAAGAGCGTCCTCGTCCTCGGCCTCGGCGCCTCCGGCCTGGCGATGGCGCGCTGGTGTGCGCGCGAGGGCGCGCAGGTCACCGTCGCCGACACGCGCGAGGCGCCGCCGCAGCTGGCGGCGCTGCGCGAGCGCCTGCCGCAGGCGAAGTTCGTGGCCGGCCCTTTCGCCGAGTCGCTTCTGGAAGGCGTGCACGCGGTCTATCGCAGCCCCGGCCTGACGCCGGCGCAGGTCGAGGCGGTGGTTGCGGCGGCGGCGCAGCGCGGCATCCCGGCCGGGGGCGAATTGAGCCTGTTCGCCGACGCGCTGGCGCTGCTGAAGGAGCAACAGGGTTACACCCCGGCGGTGCTGGCCGTGACGGGCACCAATGGCAAGACCACCGTGACCTCGCTCACCGGGCAACTGGTCGAGCGCAGCGGCCGCTCGGTGGCGGTGGCGGGCAACATCGGCCCCACGCTGCTGGAGACACTGGCCGGCAGGATCGATGCGCAGGAGTTGCCCCAGGTCTGGGTGGTTGAGCTCTCGAGCTTCCAACTCGACGCCGCAGGCGCCTTCGAGCCCACGGCGGGCGCGGTGCTGAACGTCACCCAGGACCACCTGGACTGGCACGGCACCATGCCGGCCTACGCCGCCGCCAAGGCCCGGATCTTCGGCACCGGCGGCGTGATGATCCTCAACCGCGAGGATCCGGTGGTGATGCAGATGCTGCCCGCGCCGGTGCGGCTCAAGGGTGGCAAGTACGAACAACGCGAACACGTCACGTTCGGCGGCGACATGCCGCAATGCCCCGGGGACTTCGGCATCGAGGTCGTCAACGGCATGGCCTGGCTGGTGCGTGCCCTCGAAGCCGACGAGACGCACAAGCCGCGCAAGGGCGAGGAGGTGGAACTGCACTTCCAGCGCCTGATGCCGGCCGACGCGCTGCGCATCCGCGGCCGCCACAACGCGGTGAACGCGCTGTCGGCACTGGCGCTGGCGATGGCGGCCGGCTGCCCGCTGGGCCCCATGCTGTACGGCCTGCGCGAATACCAGGGCGAGCCGCACCGCGTCGAGTCCGTGGGCGTGGTCAACGAGGTCGAGTACTTCGACGACAGCAAGGGCACCAACGTCGGCGCGACCGTGGCGGCCCTGCAGGGCCTGGGCGCCGACCGCAAGGTGGTGGTCATCCTCGGCGGCGACGGCAAGGGGCAGGACTTCGCGCCGCTGGCCGGGCCCGTGGGGCGCTTCGCCCGCGCCGCCGTGCTGATCGGCCGCGACGCGCCGCAGATCCGCGCCGTGCTCGAGCCCGCCGGCGTCAGCCTGCTCGATGCCGGTTCGATGGACGAAGCCGTCAGGCTCGCCGCGCAACGCGCCCATGCCGGCGACGCGGTGCTGATGTCGCCGGCCTGCGCCAGCTTCGACATGTTCCGCGACTATGGCCACCGCGCCGAGGTGTTCCGCGCGGCGGTGCAGGCCGTGGCCGATGAAGCCGGGGTGTCGCTGGAGGTGCGGGAATGA
- a CDS encoding peptidoglycan D,D-transpeptidase FtsI family protein — translation MSRSVAYTSSPLLASRTPVWRSKFIVAAIALGFVGLAGRAAWVQVFGNAFFQKQGEVRFARTLELPANRGRVLDRNGLLLATSVPAPSIWAAPDDMERDRAKLAKLARLLEMPLPELEKKLGDEDRTFVWLKRQVDESVAQQVAALQIKGVFQRKEYKRQYPEGEAAAHVVGFTNVEDRGQEGVELAFEKELAGRAGSRRVIKDRLGHIVEDVGEQVPPVDGRDLQLSIDSKIQFFAYQKLRDTVIENKARGGSVVVLDATTGEVLALANYPSYTPGKRQNLSGEQLRNRALTDVFEPGSTMKPFTVGLALDSGLVTPQTPIQTAPGYVMIGGMKISDSHAHGVLTVQEVIQKSSNIGTLKIALQMQPRQMWELFTQVGFGQKPQITFPGAVSGRLRPYKTWKPVEQATMSYGYGLSASLFQMARSYTVFAHDGQVIPATLLKSPESAAGVQVFTPGTTGEMRKMLQMAAGPGGTAPKAQTLGYSVGGKSGTAHKQVGKSYASNKYRSWFVGIAPIDKPRIIVAVMVDEPSAGRYYGGDVAAPVFSAAVQQTLRMMGVQPDMNVKPQIVVNAVEESF, via the coding sequence ATGAGCCGAAGCGTGGCCTACACCTCCAGCCCGCTGCTGGCCAGCCGGACGCCGGTCTGGCGCAGCAAGTTCATCGTGGCCGCCATCGCGCTGGGCTTCGTTGGCCTGGCGGGTCGCGCCGCTTGGGTGCAGGTGTTCGGCAATGCCTTCTTCCAGAAGCAGGGCGAGGTACGCTTCGCCCGCACCCTGGAGCTGCCGGCCAACCGCGGCCGCGTGCTCGACCGCAACGGCCTGCTGCTGGCCACCAGCGTGCCGGCTCCCAGCATCTGGGCCGCGCCAGACGACATGGAGCGCGACCGGGCCAAGCTGGCCAAGCTGGCCAGGCTGCTGGAGATGCCGCTGCCCGAGCTGGAGAAGAAGTTGGGCGACGAGGACCGCACTTTCGTCTGGCTCAAGCGCCAGGTCGACGAGTCCGTTGCGCAGCAGGTGGCGGCGCTGCAGATCAAGGGCGTGTTCCAGCGCAAGGAATACAAGCGCCAGTATCCCGAGGGCGAGGCCGCGGCGCACGTGGTGGGCTTCACCAACGTCGAGGACCGCGGCCAGGAAGGCGTGGAGCTCGCGTTCGAGAAAGAACTGGCGGGCCGGGCCGGCTCGCGCCGCGTGATCAAGGACCGGCTGGGCCACATCGTGGAGGACGTGGGCGAGCAGGTGCCGCCGGTGGACGGCCGCGACCTGCAGCTGTCGATCGACAGCAAGATCCAGTTCTTCGCTTACCAGAAGCTGCGCGACACGGTGATCGAGAACAAGGCACGCGGCGGCAGCGTGGTGGTGCTCGATGCCACCACCGGCGAGGTGCTGGCGCTGGCCAACTACCCGAGTTACACGCCCGGCAAGCGGCAGAACCTGTCGGGCGAGCAGCTGCGCAACCGGGCGCTGACCGACGTGTTCGAGCCCGGCTCCACGATGAAGCCGTTCACGGTGGGACTGGCGCTGGACAGCGGGCTGGTAACGCCGCAGACGCCGATCCAGACCGCGCCGGGCTACGTGATGATCGGCGGCATGAAGATCTCCGACTCGCACGCGCACGGCGTGCTGACGGTGCAGGAGGTCATCCAGAAATCGAGCAACATCGGCACGCTCAAGATCGCGCTGCAGATGCAGCCGCGACAGATGTGGGAGCTGTTCACGCAGGTGGGTTTCGGCCAGAAGCCGCAGATCACCTTCCCCGGCGCGGTGAGCGGCCGGCTGCGCCCCTACAAGACCTGGAAGCCGGTGGAGCAGGCCACCATGTCCTACGGCTACGGGCTGTCGGCTTCGCTGTTCCAGATGGCGCGCTCCTACACCGTGTTCGCGCACGACGGCCAGGTCATCCCGGCCACGCTGCTCAAGAGCCCCGAGTCCGCGGCGGGCGTGCAGGTGTTCACGCCGGGCACGACGGGCGAGATGCGCAAGATGCTGCAGATGGCCGCCGGCCCCGGCGGCACCGCACCCAAGGCGCAGACCCTGGGCTACTCGGTGGGCGGCAAGTCGGGCACCGCCCACAAGCAGGTCGGCAAGTCCTACGCCAGCAACAAGTACCGTTCGTGGTTCGTGGGCATCGCGCCGATCGACAAGCCGCGCATCATCGTCGCGGTGATGGTCGACGAGCCGTCGGCAGGGCGCTACTACGGCGGTGACGTGGCCGCGCCGGTGTTCAGCGCGGCGGTGCAGCAGACGCTGCGCATGATGGGCGTGCAGCCCGACATGAACGTCAAGCCGCAGATCGTGGTCAACGCGGTGGAGGAATCGTTCTGA
- the ftsL gene encoding cell division protein FtsL: protein MMRLNIVLLAAVIASALYLVRTQYESRRLYAELDKATSESRRLEIEHERLQFEKRAQATPLRVEQLAKEQLQMRAATPAITQYVPQHVQKGAAP, encoded by the coding sequence ATGATGCGGCTGAACATCGTGCTGCTGGCGGCGGTGATCGCGAGCGCCCTGTACCTGGTGCGCACCCAGTACGAGTCGCGGCGCCTGTACGCCGAGCTGGACAAGGCCACCAGCGAGTCGCGGCGCCTGGAGATCGAGCACGAGCGGCTGCAGTTCGAGAAACGCGCCCAGGCCACGCCGCTGCGCGTGGAGCAGCTGGCCAAGGAGCAGCTGCAGATGCGCGCGGCCACCCCGGCCATCACGCAGTACGTACCGCAGCATGTACAGAAGGGCGCCGCGCCATGA
- a CDS encoding UDP-N-acetylmuramoyl-tripeptide--D-alanyl-D-alanine ligase: protein MFTLVQALPWIPGGRLAGDGAVAVRRVHSDSRTLEPGDLFVAIQGERFDANDFLEEAQAKGAVAAIAHTGRLPAGLPGIEVDDSKLALGSLAAGWRAQFQLPLIAVTGSNGKTTVTQMVAAILRAWQPQAMLATQGNLNNDIGLPLMLLRLRATHRIAAFELGMNHPGEIAYLADIAKPTVAMVNNAQREHQEFMATVEAVARENGSVLSALGPGGVAVFPAGEEFTPLWKATAGTRACTTFGDAHSGADIVLAGAEWHEGHWQVSVQTPAGPLAYRLHIAGRHNVRNSQAAVACALAAGVPLAAIAQGLESFEPVKGRSRALSARIAGRSVTLVDDSYNANPDSVRAAIDVLAELPGPRLLVLGDMGEVGEQGPQFHAEVGQHARARGIEQLFTLGEQSRAMQGRHFEDIEALNAAVLAELGAAASVLVKGSRFMKMERVVEAIIRRAEQEQQTGASHAA, encoded by the coding sequence ATGTTCACGCTCGTGCAGGCGCTACCCTGGATTCCCGGCGGCCGGCTGGCCGGCGACGGCGCCGTCGCGGTGCGCCGCGTCCACAGCGACTCGCGCACCCTGGAGCCGGGCGACCTGTTCGTCGCGATCCAGGGCGAGCGCTTCGACGCCAACGATTTCCTCGAGGAAGCGCAAGCGAAAGGCGCCGTGGCCGCGATCGCCCACACCGGCCGCCTGCCGGCGGGCTTGCCCGGCATCGAGGTGGACGACAGCAAGCTGGCGCTCGGTTCGCTGGCGGCGGGCTGGCGCGCGCAGTTCCAGCTGCCGCTCATCGCGGTGACGGGCAGCAACGGCAAGACCACCGTGACGCAGATGGTCGCGGCCATCCTGCGCGCCTGGCAGCCGCAGGCCATGCTGGCCACGCAGGGCAACCTGAACAACGACATCGGCCTGCCGCTGATGCTGCTGCGCCTGCGCGCGACGCATCGCATCGCCGCCTTCGAACTGGGGATGAACCATCCGGGCGAGATCGCCTACCTGGCCGACATCGCCAAGCCCACCGTGGCCATGGTCAACAACGCCCAGCGCGAGCACCAGGAATTCATGGCCACGGTCGAAGCCGTGGCGCGCGAGAACGGCTCGGTGCTTTCCGCGCTGGGTCCCGGCGGCGTCGCGGTGTTCCCCGCGGGCGAGGAGTTCACGCCGCTCTGGAAGGCAACGGCAGGCACGCGAGCCTGCACCACATTCGGCGACGCCCATTCGGGCGCCGACATCGTTCTGGCCGGGGCTGAATGGCATGAGGGGCACTGGCAGGTGAGCGTGCAAACGCCCGCCGGCCCGTTGGCCTACCGACTCCATATCGCCGGCCGCCACAACGTGCGCAACTCGCAGGCCGCCGTGGCCTGCGCGCTGGCCGCGGGCGTCCCGCTGGCAGCGATCGCGCAGGGGCTGGAAAGCTTCGAGCCCGTGAAGGGCCGCTCGCGTGCGCTGTCGGCGCGCATCGCGGGCCGTTCGGTCACGTTGGTGGACGACAGCTACAACGCCAACCCGGACTCGGTGCGCGCGGCGATCGACGTGCTGGCCGAGCTGCCCGGCCCGCGCCTGCTGGTGCTGGGCGACATGGGGGAAGTGGGCGAGCAGGGCCCGCAGTTCCACGCCGAAGTGGGCCAGCATGCGCGCGCGCGCGGCATCGAGCAGCTGTTCACGCTGGGCGAGCAATCGCGGGCGATGCAGGGCCGCCACTTCGAGGACATCGAGGCGCTCAATGCGGCGGTGCTGGCCGAACTCGGCGCCGCCGCCAGCGTGCTGGTCAAGGGATCGCGGTTCATGAAGATGGAGCGCGTGGTCGAGGCGATCATCCGCCGCGCCGAACAAGAACAACAAACAGGAGCCTCCCATGCTGCTTAG
- the mraZ gene encoding division/cell wall cluster transcriptional repressor MraZ, with protein sequence MFQGASSLVLDAKGRLSVPTRHREVLAATANNQLTITRHPHGCLMIFPRPEWEKFRDRIAALPMEAQWWKRIFLGNAMDGELDGTGRVLISPELRAAAGIEKETMLLGMGNHFELWDKTTYEAKEAEAMKGAMPDVFKDFSF encoded by the coding sequence TTGTTTCAAGGCGCTTCATCACTCGTTCTCGATGCCAAGGGTCGGCTCTCCGTCCCCACCCGGCATCGCGAGGTGCTGGCCGCCACCGCGAACAACCAGCTCACGATCACCCGCCATCCGCATGGCTGTCTGATGATCTTTCCGCGACCCGAGTGGGAAAAATTCCGCGACCGTATCGCTGCGTTACCCATGGAGGCCCAGTGGTGGAAGAGAATCTTCCTCGGCAACGCAATGGATGGGGAGCTCGACGGCACGGGACGCGTGCTGATCTCACCGGAATTGCGGGCCGCGGCGGGCATCGAGAAGGAAACCATGCTGCTCGGCATGGGCAACCACTTCGAGCTCTGGGATAAGACGACGTACGAGGCCAAGGAAGCGGAGGCGATGAAGGGTGCAATGCCCGACGTCTTCAAGGATTTCTCTTTTTGA
- the mraY gene encoding phospho-N-acetylmuramoyl-pentapeptide-transferase, with product MLLSLASWLQTLSPEFGFLRVFQYITFRAVMAAMTALLIGLIAGPAVIRHLTALKIGQPVRGYGMQTHLVKSGTPTMGGVLILISIAVSTLLWFDLTNRFVWIVLAVTLGFGSIGWVDDWRKVVRKDPEGMRSREKYFWQSLIGALAALYLVFSISESSNWRVLQLFYTWVASGFDVNLPPKAGLQVPFFKEVSYPLGVFGFMIMTYLVIVGSSNAVNLTDGLDGLAIMPVVMVGSALGVFAYVTGSSVYSKYLFFPHIPGSGELLIFCASVAGAGLAFLWFNAHPAQVFMGDVGALALGGALGTIAVIVRQEIVLAIMGGIFVVEAISVMAQVTYFKYTKKKYGEGRRILKMAPLHHHFEKSGWTETQVVVRFWIITMLLCLLGLSTLKLR from the coding sequence ATGCTGCTTAGCCTGGCGAGCTGGCTGCAGACACTCAGCCCGGAATTCGGATTCCTTCGCGTCTTCCAGTACATCACCTTCCGCGCCGTGATGGCCGCCATGACGGCGCTGCTGATCGGGCTGATCGCCGGCCCGGCGGTGATCCGGCACCTGACGGCGCTGAAGATCGGCCAGCCGGTGCGCGGCTACGGCATGCAGACGCACCTGGTCAAGAGCGGCACGCCGACCATGGGCGGCGTGCTGATCCTGATCTCGATCGCCGTGTCCACGCTGCTGTGGTTCGACCTCACCAACCGCTTCGTGTGGATCGTGCTGGCGGTGACGCTGGGCTTCGGCTCGATCGGCTGGGTGGACGACTGGCGCAAGGTGGTGCGCAAGGACCCGGAGGGCATGCGCTCGCGCGAGAAGTACTTCTGGCAGTCGCTGATCGGCGCCCTGGCGGCGCTCTACCTGGTGTTCAGCATTTCCGAGAGCTCCAACTGGCGGGTGCTGCAGCTGTTCTACACCTGGGTCGCCTCGGGCTTCGACGTGAACCTGCCGCCCAAGGCCGGCCTGCAGGTGCCTTTCTTCAAGGAAGTGAGCTATCCGCTGGGCGTGTTCGGCTTCATGATCATGACCTACCTGGTCATCGTCGGCTCCAGCAACGCGGTGAACCTGACCGACGGCCTGGACGGGCTGGCGATCATGCCGGTGGTGATGGTCGGCTCGGCCCTGGGCGTGTTCGCCTACGTCACGGGCAGCTCCGTCTATTCGAAGTACCTGTTCTTCCCGCACATCCCGGGCTCGGGCGAGCTGCTGATCTTCTGCGCCTCGGTGGCGGGCGCGGGGCTGGCTTTCCTGTGGTTCAACGCCCATCCGGCGCAAGTCTTCATGGGTGACGTGGGCGCGCTGGCGCTGGGCGGCGCGCTGGGCACCATCGCCGTCATCGTGCGGCAGGAAATCGTGCTGGCGATCATGGGCGGCATCTTCGTGGTCGAGGCGATCTCCGTGATGGCGCAGGTCACCTACTTCAAGTACACCAAGAAGAAGTACGGGGAAGGGCGGCGCATCCTGAAGATGGCGCCACTGCACCACCACTTCGAGAAGAGCGGCTGGACCGAGACCCAGGTCGTGGTGCGCTTCTGGATCATCACCATGCTGCTGTGCCTGCTGGGCCTGTCGACCTTGAAGCTGAGGTGA
- the rsmH gene encoding 16S rRNA (cytosine(1402)-N(4))-methyltransferase RsmH: MDTWQHTTVLLNEAVAALLGDSFTKPDQTYVDATFGRGGHSRLILSQIDAASRLVAFDKDPEAVAVANAIEDERFSIRHQGFAAISELPGSSVAGVLLDLGVSSPQIDNPARGFSFRGDGPLDMRMDTTRGQSAADWLATAEVGRIAEVIRDFGEERFALPIAKAIVARRQERGPVSTTAELAQLVAGSVKTREPGQDPATRTFQALRIFVNAELEELQQALEASLDILQPGGRLVAISFHSLEDRIVKQFIARHSREAFDRRAPFARGEPTRLRAIARVRPTSAEVQANPRARSAIMRVAERTAA; the protein is encoded by the coding sequence GTGGATACATGGCAGCACACCACCGTCTTGTTGAACGAGGCAGTCGCCGCCCTTCTCGGCGACTCATTCACCAAGCCGGACCAAACCTATGTCGACGCGACCTTCGGGCGCGGCGGGCACTCACGCCTGATCCTGTCGCAGATCGATGCGGCCTCACGCCTGGTCGCCTTCGACAAGGATCCCGAGGCGGTGGCGGTGGCCAATGCGATCGAGGACGAGCGCTTTTCGATCCGTCACCAGGGCTTCGCCGCGATCTCGGAACTCCCCGGTTCGAGCGTGGCCGGCGTCCTGCTGGACCTGGGCGTGAGCTCCCCGCAGATCGACAACCCCGCGCGGGGTTTTTCTTTTCGTGGCGACGGCCCGCTGGACATGCGCATGGACACCACGCGCGGCCAGAGTGCCGCCGACTGGCTTGCAACGGCCGAAGTGGGCCGCATCGCGGAGGTGATACGTGACTTTGGCGAAGAACGGTTTGCTCTTCCGATTGCAAAGGCGATTGTGGCTCGCCGACAGGAACGGGGGCCTGTTTCAACCACCGCCGAGCTGGCCCAGCTCGTGGCTGGCTCGGTCAAAACCCGCGAGCCGGGCCAGGACCCTGCAACGCGCACATTTCAGGCTCTTCGGATTTTCGTCAACGCCGAGCTTGAAGAGCTGCAACAGGCGCTAGAGGCCAGCTTGGACATCCTGCAACCCGGAGGACGGCTCGTGGCGATCAGCTTCCACTCGCTGGAAGACCGCATCGTCAAGCAGTTCATCGCCCGGCATTCGCGCGAGGCCTTCGACCGCCGCGCGCCGTTTGCCCGCGGTGAGCCGACCCGGCTGCGCGCGATCGCCCGCGTGCGGCCGACGTCCGCCGAGGTTCAGGCCAACCCGCGTGCGCGCAGCGCCATCATGCGCGTGGCCGAAAGGACGGCGGCATGA
- a CDS encoding UDP-N-acetylmuramoyl-L-alanyl-D-glutamate--2,6-diaminopimelate ligase, translating into MIELRTPQQAVQWLRGRVTGTLQCDSRKVGPGDAFIAWPGAATDGRRHVAAAIRQGAAACLVEREGVEAFGFDSEAIAAYPQLKAATGPVAADWFGHPTAQLDVLAVTGTNGKTSCAWWLAQALSNAGMPCGVIGTLGTGRPPQVEFFGLTTPDPVLLQRQFRRFADEGLKACAIEASSIGIVERRLDGTRIRVGIFTNFTQDHLDYHGTMEAYWDAKIELFGWAGLQAAVVNIDDEKGHALAASLSGQGLDVWTVSCREPARLAAQGIGYGDAGLRFEVCEGNERRALATSVIGQYNVSNLLGVIGAMRALGVSLADAVRACASLLPVPGRMERLAEPGKPLVAIDYAHTPDALDKALLALRPLAAQRGGQLWCVFGCGGDRDATKRPLMAAVAEKNADCVVVTSDNPRMEKPENIISQILLGLSHDQCVQVQADRALAIQETIAAAAARDVVLIAGKGHEDYQEIRGAKLPFSDRERAQAALAARQAERAA; encoded by the coding sequence ATGATCGAACTCCGCACGCCCCAGCAGGCCGTCCAGTGGCTGCGCGGCCGTGTCACCGGCACGCTGCAATGCGACAGCCGCAAGGTCGGTCCCGGCGACGCCTTCATCGCCTGGCCGGGCGCGGCGACCGACGGCCGCCGGCACGTGGCGGCCGCCATCCGGCAAGGCGCCGCCGCCTGCCTGGTGGAGCGCGAGGGCGTGGAAGCCTTCGGCTTCGACTCCGAGGCCATCGCCGCCTATCCGCAGCTGAAGGCCGCGACCGGCCCGGTGGCGGCCGACTGGTTCGGCCACCCGACGGCGCAGCTCGACGTGCTGGCGGTCACCGGCACCAACGGCAAGACCTCGTGCGCCTGGTGGCTGGCGCAGGCGCTGTCCAACGCCGGCATGCCGTGCGGCGTGATCGGAACCCTGGGCACGGGCCGCCCGCCGCAGGTCGAATTCTTCGGGCTCACCACGCCCGACCCGGTGCTGCTGCAGCGGCAGTTCCGCCGCTTCGCCGACGAAGGCCTGAAGGCCTGCGCCATCGAGGCCTCCTCCATCGGCATCGTCGAGCGGCGCCTGGACGGCACCCGGATCCGAGTCGGCATCTTCACCAATTTCACCCAGGACCACCTGGACTACCACGGCACCATGGAAGCCTACTGGGATGCCAAGATCGAGCTGTTCGGCTGGGCCGGCTTGCAGGCGGCAGTCGTGAACATCGACGATGAAAAGGGCCATGCGCTCGCGGCTTCGCTCTCCGGCCAGGGGCTCGACGTGTGGACCGTGTCCTGCCGAGAGCCCGCGCGACTTGCGGCCCAGGGCATCGGTTACGGCGATGCCGGCCTGCGCTTCGAGGTCTGCGAGGGGAACGAGCGCCGCGCGCTCGCCACCAGCGTGATCGGCCAGTACAACGTGTCCAACCTCCTGGGCGTGATCGGTGCCATGCGGGCCCTGGGCGTGAGCCTGGCGGACGCGGTGCGCGCCTGCGCCAGCCTGCTGCCGGTGCCCGGGCGCATGGAGCGCCTCGCCGAGCCCGGCAAGCCGCTGGTGGCGATCGACTACGCGCACACGCCCGATGCGCTGGACAAGGCCCTGCTGGCGCTGCGTCCGCTGGCTGCGCAGCGCGGCGGCCAGCTGTGGTGCGTGTTCGGCTGCGGCGGCGACCGCGACGCGACCAAGCGCCCGCTGATGGCCGCCGTGGCGGAAAAGAACGCCGACTGCGTGGTGGTCACCAGCGACAACCCGCGCATGGAAAAGCCCGAGAACATCATCAGCCAGATCCTGCTGGGCCTTTCGCACGACCAGTGCGTGCAGGTGCAGGCCGACCGCGCCCTCGCCATCCAGGAGACCATCGCCGCCGCCGCGGCGCGCGATGTCGTGCTGATTGCGGGCAAGGGCCACGAGGACTACCAGGAGATCCGCGGCGCCAAGCTGCCGTTCTCCGATCGCGAACGCGCACAGGCTGCGCTGGCCGCCCGGCAGGCGGAGAGGGCGGCATGA